In Planococcus citri chromosome 4, ihPlaCitr1.1, whole genome shotgun sequence, the genomic window GGCGCTACTGGCAGTTTCCCGACACCTGCCAGGTGCATGCCCTGCAACAACTTTTGGCACGTTCGCCCCACCGGTTGTGGTACCAGCAGAAACTATGATTATACGGCACACGCTGctggttttttgaaatactaCGAGGGACATACCTGTGACTAGATGACTGGCTACTTGACTGCTCGGACAGTTGGTCGTTTGTCAGCTCATTGACAGCTTTGGTAACAGCAGCAAGTTGGTCACGGAGTTCTTGGAGAGCAGCATCAAAACTTTCACCAGAACAAGGTGCGTCTGCAACAGAACTTGAATTCGCCATCGTCATCCGAAGATCGCGGAAAAACGactaaaattgcacaaaaaattgCTCCGAACGTGTACACACgcaaaaacaatcaaaaataatttaaatcacctcaaaaaacgcgaaaaaacgCACTTACGGGGTCACCACTGTGAGGTCTAGGCCTCAACTCGAAAACGTCAAGCTACGACTTGATTAAATAAATAGTCACCATGACAGATGGGTGTCAATTGACAAACGTTTATTAGGGGAACACAACATAAGTACAAGATAATTGCGCGCGAGAGATATAAACGTAATAAAGTAATGAATAATTAGGTGAACTGCGTCTGTGGCTAGAGGTACTATGCCTCCCACTACGTCACAGTTAGCTGCGCTCGCAGTTGCGCTTGGCAGCTTGGCAGACTGGCAGATGGGTGCCAGTTGCCGCCacaagtatgtattttttttttcgaattttgattttgaaacaagtCTTGAGcggcaattatttttttttatcattgcaGAAAACTTTCCTTTCCAGTGTTCTCCTATGGAAATCCCCTGCAATAATTCAGCTGAATGTATCCCATCATCAGGCAGATGCAATAAATACACCGCATGTCTGGATGAAAGTGATGAAGAAGACTGCCCGAAGCCAGGTATTGTCATCGCGTTTCATCATCCTGGTTATAAAATAGAGCTTATACTTATCTAATTAAGTATTACGTGTAGAAATTATTTGTACGTGCCTACTTACAAccacctataggtacctattagtaTAACTACCTATGTGTCCTTTTTCTCATTGATTAGATCGATGTCAAGTGgaagataaatttttttgtcccAATTCTGGTGGAGTATTAGTTTGTACCAGTGTGAAATGCGACGGAAAAAAGGATTGCCCCGGTGGCGAAGACGAACCACCAACTTGCGGCCAAGGTACTTTTGCAAAGTTTGCCAGTAGATTACTGCGATGTTCACTTTATTATTGTGGTGGTTGTTTAGCATTATTGCTTTTTTGTCCGTACCCCACATAGCATCAATAGACTAGGTAAGCTTCACATTCATAAGATAAGtatacctaattcaattttatgaatgatttcataaaaaaatcatctcaaccTGTGTTTGGAAGACATGATAATAAAGATATTGGTCACCGCGGTAGGAATGATATTAATAATTGCAGCAATATGTGGTGTATTTTTGTCCTGCAAAtacaaaaagtaagtaagtaagccAAAACTTTGTTACTCTTACTTCTAATTCTAAACTTGCGACAATTAAATAGAGAAATGAGACAGAAAGATACCAAAATCGCAGAAATGAGCCAGTTGGTGAAAAGAATTGTAGTAAAGAAAGGATTCAACATCGACGAAGATTTTCCCGATGCTTTGGTATCAATCAATCAATGCATATTAATAACACAATCATACAAAAACATACGTACCTACCCAGAATTTTGATTCTATTATTTCATATCCTGCCAACAGAATATGCCTGTCGTTATAATTGAACGTTTGAAATCTGGTAAAGTGAAAAATGGCATGGTTTCGGTAGGCGAATACGAAATGTCATTGGACGAACGTTGGGAATATCCTCGACAAAATTTACACTTGGGAGAAACTTTGGGCGAAGGTGAATTCGGCCAAGTAGTGCGAGCCGAGGCGAGGAATATTTGGGGACATGGAAGTGGAACTGTAACAGTGGCAGTGAAAATGCTCAAGGGTTAGCCATTTTATTAATCTTATAAGTACCTTACGTAATTTGCTTAATTTACACATGAATTATGAATAGTAAAGTAAAATAGTTAAAAGGTAGCTACGCAAATCAATAATTTCTCACAACTTGAATTCAGATGATCACTTGGATTCAGACATGATAGACTTGGTATCTGAAatggaattgatgaaattgctTGGAAGTCACCAGAACATCCTTCGACTTCTCGGCTGCTGCAGCCAAGGAGGACCATTGCTTGTAATTACAGAATATGCCCGAAATGGAAACCTCAagaattttcttcgaaaacatCATCAACATTCCATCGAAATAGGGGAAAGTACTCTTTTGACTTATGCTCACCAAATTGCGCAGGGAATGGTTTATCTATCTTCAATAAAAgtgtgtacctatacctattagaaatttttcacctgATGAAAGCTTGTGATCAGCAGAAAGTCTCATAATTgtattttcatctaaaaatcaGTTCAAAGTCGATCAACCAAGGGGAACAATTAGTCGACTCTGagtttgaactgaaaatttccaactcagAGTGTACTATTATGGTGGCTTTCCAAACCATCTTACCACACTACAGATCATACTTGCAAATCATTGTTTTCATGTATTTTCATTCTGCAGTGTATTCATCGAGATTTGGCGGCTCGTAATATCCTTGTAACATCTGAATACACGATGAAAATAGCCGATTTCGGTCTCGCCAGAGATGTGAGACATACGGAATACTACAAGAAGACATCAAAGGGTCGACTGCCCATAAAATGGATGGCACCCGAAGCTTTATTTCATAACAAATACACAATGCAATCTGACGTGTAAAATGAAAACTATCCACCAATATCATGTAGGTAAGTAGAAAATGAAGAGAAACTCACACTTGACTTTTTTCAGCTGGTCTTATGGCATATTACTTTGGGAGATTATAACGCTGGGCGGTAATCCATATCCTTCAATTGATGATCAAGCCGGGCTACATCACGCTTTAAAGCATAATTATCGAATGGAGAAGCCCGCAAATGCGTCTACTAATGTGTAAGTTCGACAATAAATTGACTTTGAATGTTTAAAGATTTGCTTCAAATACTCgatgaaaatcaacaaatatGATTACAAAATTCTCGCACAATTTTTTGCAGATACAATTTGATGATGGATTGCTGGAGTTTTGAGCCCGAGGATCGTCCAAATTTCTTGTCAATAGTAGAACGCCTAAAAGAATTATTGGCTGATACTAGACCTGAGGTATGTTTAACATCTGGCTTGATTAAAAATCTCTCGCAATTCCACAATTCCTACAGTgttggttttgaaattgaaggtaGTTGACGGGTCTTACCATTCAGAAAAATCTGATGAATCCGACTCACAAAGCGTTATTTCCACAACGGAATCCAgtaaagatgaaaatgaaagaaaacctATTTTAGAATGatcaattaaaaatattgtcatTTCATTGCACTCGTACTTATACattatcaatttcaaatatACATATATCTATGTAATTTCCTAGGTAAccgaatttgtttttttaaaatgattaattatgGCGAAATATTGAAAGCCATCATTCCTAAAATtaggggaaaattttggaacgtaatttctcgattttttgaaaattatgataagGACATTTGCTGAATTTATCTGTACCTATATTCCAATGTCGTGAACAACACAGGAAACGGATATACACTGCTTTATGTATAGGTAGAAGTACGTACAATTTAGGTAATGATAGCGATAAAAAAaccgtcaattttttttcaaatcctggCAACAGGAACATAAGATAACGTGAATTTGTTGCGCAGAGAAATTGGGGAACAAATTtatctcgtaaaaaaaaataatttcgattcTCCTCATTATTAAGCTTTATATTATTACATCCATGATTATCTGAAATCGATCATACCTGGTGATTCTTTGCGtataaataaatagaaaaaacaataacctcaatgacataaaatttcaccacgaCGTAAGGAGTTGAAAAAGCAACGTGTTCAAGTAGTTGAAAGGCGAAATACGTGCTGAAAACTGCCAAACATTTCATCCGCATCATCAAATGATTCactatacaattttttaaatagatgCGATAAAAATATTAGTCAATTTCATCTCATCATAAATACAgaacagaaatgaaatttttaccaaagtacctacgtaaaataatTTGCAACGTGAAAGTTAGTTCTGCCAGTTCGTTGATTTGACAGTATTGATTGAGCACCTAGGtatacaatttatttttgatcctGTACCTTACCTATGAGAGATATGATTACACCAATTCTTGTATGTTCTAAACGTAAGTACCTATGTCATATTTATTTATGTGCTTGTAATTCAATTAGGCTGCAATATAATTAAGACTAACTTATCAATTGCTTAAACGCCATTCGAAATTGCTACACAATCACAACTCGAATTTTAAATGTCGCTTGGGCGTATTTGATTAAGCGCGGTCGCACTCGTCAAAGGTAAAATATAAAGGTTTGTTCATCTGCACCTTCAACGTTGtaaaatacctactacctactcgtagtacctATTACACTAAATCAGGACCTATCCTATGTTCCTATTTAAAATATGAGGTATAGTCTTATCTTTTAAATAGCGAGAATACCATGTAATCATTACGATTCATATTTACAGCAAGCATCGAATTGGGAATCATCATCACGACCTGTTCGTTGGTTATTTCTTCAAGTATAAGAGGTAagattcaaaatgttgaaaaagtaggtaatattttcaTACATCAAAACAGAGATGGCATCATATAATATCTAgcaaaatacgtaggtatcttCAAATTGATTctattaatttcaatattttattttcccGCAGAAATTGGTCAGGATACTTCAGTTGAAATTAAATCTACAACCTTCGTCAACAATGATACAATCAACCAGACTGCCACTGAAAGGAAAAATGTTCCCTACGAGAATTCCTTCAATAATGGTAGGTAACGAACACGTTCAGTAATAATTTGAATTAAGCGAAAAGAAAAAGTGCGTATTGTTAAGGAATAGGACGAATAGCATgagtttacaaaatgaaaacatttttaaaaaatgatgtcgAATTGAAAAACTATATCGTATATGACAAACAAACGGTTCTAAAAGCCTTTAAAGCATAGTCGCGTGAATTACGCGGCATAAGGACATGCcacaataataaaatttaataggtacttcAATATCATAATTAATAAGTTCGTACTTTCACAGGTGCAAATTTCAGTAGCAATGCTACTTCTGATCATCTTGGCTATGGGCCTTCAATGCCTTCATCTACCACCACAACTGGTCGTCCCCCTGATGGAAATTCTAGCCTCCTCAGTAGTTCTTTTACATCTGCAGAATTCTCATATTCAAGTAAGCATTATACGACATTTTTAATTACTATCAGAGGagagaaaaatttcacccatttaaaaaaaatctcgaaaaattatctgaaaaaaaaaacaaaaaacaaaaaaaaatggaaagtagCCCGTAACATTTAGTTAGCACTATTTTCTatgcgaaattttaatccataaTACTTATTACCTTATATATTTTAAATCGAGTTTCATCGCCATCAAGTCACCAGTGACTCTCCTGAATACATGCTCAATGACATTCCTCTGCGTATCTCTCAGTCCTGAACCATGGCAAAAAGAGTTTCAATAGACTAACAATAAGTACACGTAAGCTTCGTATTCATCGTAAGATAAGTAATTAAGATTTACGAatgatttcataaaaaaatcatctcaaccCTCGTTTGGAAAAGATCGCACGATGCAGGTGATATTGGTCACCGGGCTGGTAGTGACATTAGTAATTGCAGCAATAACTATGTGGTATAATATGTGGTACATTATTTTCCTGCAAATACAAAAAGTAAGTAAGCCAAAACTTTTTCCAGcttacctacataggtacttcAAATTCTAAACTTGTAACGATTAAATAGAGAATTGAGAAAGAAAGAtaccaaaattgcagaaatgaCACAACTGGTGAAAAGGATTGTAGTAAAGAAACAAATCAACATCGACCAAGATTTTCCCGATGCTTTGGTACCCAATCAATGCATAATAGTAACGCGtacaaaaatataggtacctaccgagAACTTTTGATTCTATTATTTCGTATTTTGCCAACAGAATATGCCTGTCGTTATAATTGAACGTTTGAAATCTGGTAAAGTGAAAAACGGCATGGTTTCGGTAGGCGAATATGAAATGTCATTAGACGAACGTTGGGAATATCCTCGACGAAATTTACGCTTGGGAGAAACATTGGGCGAAGGTGAATTCGGCCAAGTAGTGCAAGCCGAGGCGAAGAATGTTTGGGCACCTGGAAGTGGAACTGGAATAGTAGCAGTGAAAATGCTCAAGGGTTAGTCTTTACAcacatttactcgtatataggtaggtaagttacaTAATTGTAGgtcagtcattttagcaaaatttttagtcgaacctcgaaaaaattgggggcaagctgaatttcacattatttgttcagattggtctctaaaacaacccatcaaaagttgcaccccgcaacttgaccgttacccccgcaagaggtcatcaACCTTTGCCGAAACATTTTTAGGGTCCGAGATGGAAAATGCTCAAATAAATATcattctacgttaaatttcctattaccATGACCAGTacagtttttcccaaaatggcgatttcacccttactaaggaggtGGTAAAGTtgccaattttatgaaaattgttttaaaaaatgaaaatcgaccatttagaacgtgaactcgattcaaggtacattcgaaaatattttgaccaaagttggcACATCGCAATTTGTCCGTCACCATCTCCCCcaccgcaagaggtcattaacctttgtcaatctactttttttggctataccgccgaaatgaagggtcggaagGATAAGAgtaattgaactaaaattattctaagtcaaatttcctatgagcatgaccagttcagttgttcgtgaatttgc contains:
- the LOC135844207 gene encoding fibroblast growth factor receptor 2-like; its protein translation is MPPTTSQLAALAVALGSLADWQMGASCRHKYVFFFSNFDFETSLERQLFFFIIAENFPFQCSPMEIPCNNSAECIPSSGRCNKYTACLDESDEEDCPKPDRCQVEDKFFCPNSGGVLVCTSVKCDGKKDCPGGEDEPPTCGQDMIIKILVTAVGMILIIAAICGVFLSCKYKKEMRQKDTKIAEMSQLVKRIVVKKGFNIDEDFPDALNMPVVIIERLKSGKVKNGMVSVGEYEMSLDERWEYPRQNLHLGETLGEGEFGQVVRAEARNIWGHGSGTVTVAVKMLKDDHLDSDMIDLVSEMELMKLLGSHQNILRLLGCCSQGGPLLVITEYARNGNLKNFLRKHHQHSIEIGESTLLTYAHQIAQGMVYLSSIKCIHRDLAARNILVTSEYTMKIADFGLARDVRHTEYYKKTSKGRLPIKWMAPEALFHNKYTMQSDVWSYGILLWEIITLGGNPYPSIDDQAGLHHALKHNYRMEKPANASTNVYNLMMDCWSFEPEDRPNFLSIVERLKELLADTRPEVVDGSYHSEKSDESDSQSVISTTESSKDENERKPILE